The following is a genomic window from Rhododendron vialii isolate Sample 1 chromosome 9a, ASM3025357v1.
AAAAATTGCctttcaaaacaagaaaaaagaacgcGGGAAACTAATTCATCAACCCAATATGAGAAAGttatattttgatattttgaaatggacaatttttttgtttctttttggataCGTTCCGAAATTAGAGTCTAATCATCACAAAGTTTTGACCTAAACTTAAAAAGGGTTCAAcaagggacaaaaaaaagaagaagaaaaaatgcatAACGGGAAAGCTAGGTAGGCCAAATGGGGTCAAATTTTACTACAAAGTAAGGTATAAAAAGTGGATCCAGGGGTGTTGTAGACTGTAGTGCAACCCTCGCACTACACAAATATTATTACATCAATAAAATTAAGCTCAACATGGAGGAAGGAAAAAAGATACAAAATTAATGCGCTTATCGTTCACATGATCATTCACACAAATTTTCTTGTTGCAAAAATAACACCTTCAATACACAAATTAACGAGGATATAACTCAGTAATTGAAGCTTCATTTACTGATTGAGTTGACTCATTCACCCGTGAGCTATCCCCATTTACCCTTGGTACTTCTGAATTGATACCAGGAAAGAAAAATCCAGGCTTTGAGGGTACCGAAAGAGTTATAGAGGAGCTACTAAGCATGACAACAACTGAACCCATTGTTGGTCTTCTTGCTACATTTTCCTGAACGCATAGTAAACCAATATGAATATATCTCATCATTTCACTCGCGGGACTGGAATTAGCCCTCAATGTGGGGTCTATGAGGTTTGAAGTTGTTCCTTCCCTCCAACTTCTCCACGCCTACATGAATTCAACATTGGAAATAAGGTTTCATGACTATGCATGCATGGTTTTTAATCACAATATCAAGCAATATATTACGTAACATTAGTAGCGTTAATTGGTGTAATGGTATCAGAAGTTCATTGAGTGAGATATATCAAGAATCGAGCGTCATAATCATGAAAATATTGCAGCAATATGtatttgtttgatccacaatttTATACCGTATGTATTGGATTgagtattgcacaattttgatAGCCGTAGAAAATGACTGTATTGGATGAGTATTGACGAGCTAGAGGTGAGTTTGAGGGGATTCTACGGACATAAGTCATTTGAGGGGTGTTTTTGGCGAGCTAGAGGTGAGTTTTGTGCAAAAAGTTGGCAATTCTGCGGCACACTATGTGGCCAAGAATGTTGTGAGATCGAGGAAGTAGGATTTGTGTATTTGGGAATTTTATCCTCCTCCTTTGCTGTTACCTCCTTTTCATGAGGATGACAGCCATTCCTGATATGGTTTCTTGTTCTTGATTAAATGAAATCCTATCTAAACTTTggcaataaaaatttaaaaaaaaaaatttcccgtGTAGTTAGTTTATCATGGACTAAGCCAGAAATGAGTGGGTATGTACCTTGTTATTGACTTTAAAATTTCAAAggataattttttgttgttggtaaaATTCCACAAAATTAATATGTGTACTTACATAGCTTATAAGGTTAGTGGGATCATCCTCCATATTCTGCTCTGCGCGGAAACAATTGTTCTGATGACCGCTCAAAATTTCCAGAACTAAGACACCAAAGCTGAAGACATCTGACTTGACGGACAATTGCCTATGCATCATGTACTCCGGAGCTATATATCCACTGCAAAATTGGACAACATCTTAGGCCTTGTTCTTTTCCTTATCAGAAAACTCAATTCTGAGCATCTATGACTGCTATGtgattcataattttttattttgtttttggtcttTAGTGAGGTTTTTAAcaattttgtcaaattttctttaatttgtgaGTATACCTAACATATCTTTGCCTAAAAAGTAAAAGCATGTAagatttatattaaaaaaaatccctaaaaaaattaaaaaatcaaacgcctttgttaaattttgaacactctttttactttttaagtgCGTGCATGTAGACTTAATCTACCcataaaagtaaaagaatttgataagatttgaaaaaaaattcattacagaCCAAAAAAAACGCATAACCCTGTGTAGATCTtcatttcaaaaactcatttaattttcaaaatctaCAACCATAGTTTTTACCTTTTTTCCCCTTAGACATTAcccggtcaattttttttggaagaatttttcaaattatttggaaatgaaattgaaattgaaacttACTGGGTACCCGCTATTCTGCTTACAATTGCTTGGGTTTGATCCACTCCAAATAGTCTTGCCATGCCAAAATCTGCAACTTTTGGGTTCATCTCTCCATCTAAAAGAACATTGCTAGCTTTGAGATCACGATGAATGATCCTAAGTCGTGAATCTTCGTGAAGATATACGAGTCCCCGAGCAACGCCTCCTATGATTTTGCTGCGTTTCGCCCAATCCATCTGGTCGCGCCTGTTTGGATCTACACATATTTTTATACATACCATGTTGATTAAAGCTCAATTTGTGTATAGAATTAAATTTGCACTTGAAAGAAATTTAATGTAATGCTACACTATACCATCATGAGTACTTTAGTATGCACATCAAGAGACATACCTACGTCACTAAAGGAAATTTAGGGGCTTTTGGCTAAAtaaatcaaatttttgtgaattattggtttgaCTTGAtaagagaaatcggaaaagtaaaaaatcatagtcaaaacctaattttttttgaattaagagggaaaaaaatagcttattggcttattttgtctttattcaaaaaaatttggtttcgatcgtaattttttactttttagatttctctggtcatgacgaaacaataatccacacaaaaaattgttgaaaaactaacaaatgtgattttttttttttttgaatatggaaaaaaaacaagtcaTTTAGCTTATTAGGCCAAATAACCCCTTAGAAAGTTGTCTTTACGATCTTTTAGTAGTTTTCTACGCTTTGGGgtaaaaattttgaacttaCTTAATTCACTTGACGATAGGAAGTAAAACTTAGAAGTATAGAAAAGTTCTTTAGAAAAAAGGTTCAAAGAAGatttaaaataatctaaaaCTAATGGCATTtaatcttatttttgtcttgagTTGACTTGTTCTTTTTTCAATATTGCATTGAACCAGTACAGCAGTcttttgattaaaaaacaaatgtttaaaaatgacaaaaataagccCTTTTTGCATTAGAAAATCCGAACTGTAAGGGTTTTCTCTGCCTGTTGAGATcagaaaaacaaagagaaaatagtgAAATAAAGCTTTAATTTAGACAAGCAAGAATCACAATAGTCTTACCAAATAAGAATTTATCAAGGCTAGAGTTTGGCACAAACTCATAAATAAGAAGCCTTTCGGTCCCTTCCAAGCAAAAACCAATGAGCCTAACCAAATTTCTGTGTTGAAGCTTGGCCACTAGCAAAACTTCATTCCTAAATTCTGTATCTCCTTGATGAGATCCCTGAGCTAGCCTCTTCACAGCTACTTTTTGACCATTCAAAAGCTTACCCTGAAGATGTAACGATAATGTTTCAGAACGTAGGTAATCGAACATCGCACGAGCTTTTTTACCATCTACActcttttttgttcttcatttttattCGGCAAGAGAAATTTTATCTACTTATCCATAGCAAAAATTATTAAGAGAAATTGATAATGGGTATATCGAGGAAGGTTGAAATTCGAGCAACATAATTATACATATGCATCACAACTAGATTGACACTCATATAGAAGCAAATTATATGAATATGGGAGGGATAATTAATTTTCATActgcttttttttgttttaccatTTTCACTGCTCTTTTGTatttaattcataaaaaattagcaAAGGTTCAGAAAgacaaagataaataaaaaactatCAAAAGTATGTCAACTCTAATAATCTCCATATAGTACAAGTGTACACCTACGCGATGTAGGGGCTGTACAAAATGTACTGGAACATAAAAAGATAAGAACATATACATGAAAAGAATAGGGTATAAACACACATATATTGAATTCTAAAAAGTAGATAATGTGATATtgcgaaaaaaaaaactaagtcgaAAAGTACTCTTAATGAACTTTAAAATCTgtaataaacaataaaaaactaaaattatcaaattatttgaaagatttgaaagatttctTGGCCACTAAATAAGTGACTTAATAGTTAACAAAGTGCAAGAGtggagaaattaagaaaaagagTGAGATAACATATATATGTGTAAGGGAGAGTGAAAGGgtggagaaaaaaagagagtgagtTGTGAGAAGTAATGAGGCTGAtgttgatttttcttgttttttcaggacctctctctctctctctctctctctctctctctctctctctatatatatatatatatatatatatatatatatatatatatatataaagagctTGGCTTGGCACATGGACTACACTTGCTTAGCGTTTGTTTCCGTTCTATACACGggataaaaaaatcacattgattTTTTTAGATCCCGCGTATCGAACGGACGCAACGCTATAGTTGATAAAAACaagtagtataattttttttctagttaCATTCGATGCACGCTAGCAGTGTTCCCGTTCTATGTACTAAAAGACATAAGTGTGTTCAAGAATGAGTTTAAGGCACCATGTGACGGTACTCATGAGCATAGAACAATTTGTCCTTCATATcacatcccttccccacgtctGTCACTCCCTCTCCCACatttttctcactctctctcggtctatttttataaacaaaagatatcaaaaaatctagaaaattaggatTGGGGATTTGGATGCTTTTCActgaaccattcaatgaaaattgctcggatgaaagCACTTAGAAGTCTTTTTTCTTGCTGATTTCTTGAAGGAATccttaaaattatgttctaaacaacattgaacggttcggatcatcaaaatttgattgaataATGGAGGTTcacattttattataataagggatcccttatagGATCCATGGTGTATATATCAAGCTTCTTGTAGGGGATCCTCTACTTAGCTTAAGTGCGAacttcatattttttgattaaatttcgatgatccgaaccgtcgaATGtttttagaacgtgattttaaaggttccCGAGAGAAATCAACtaaaaatatgaccaaaaatGCTtaatccaaacagtttttcataaagtTCGCATATAACTATTTTATGAAAAACTTTTTGGATTAAGCACTTCTTGGTCATcgaaatttgatgaaaaatttgAAGTCCATACTTAAGCTAAGTAGAGGATCTCTCATAAGAAGGGGACTGTATATATCGGGGCTGGTTCCACCAACACAAAACTTAACACAAATTGTGACACTCCATCCCAGCCTTCGAAATCAAGGGCTAAGATTAAAACTTAAAACACCTCATCTCCCCTCCTACTAAcgtcattctctctctctcttggtaaAACAAAGTAACGTTGTTCTCCCTCCTCAACCCTCACACATGTTCTCTCGCTCCCTCACGCATGTTGTCCCTTAGGAGACAGCATAAGTGTTGGTCCCATTCGGGCTGTCCATGCTCGACAATGGATGACTGAGATATGTTCAACCCATTCAAAATAAGCTCTTATTCTCGTTGTCGTAGAGAAAAATGTTGTCTAATCTGGATACCTTGGGTGTTAGCCCCATCCGTGTCCCCCCATTTCCATTTTGAATTACGTAAatgtttaataaaaaattattcaaatcaagcccttcctggtaatttttttgccgatttctcgtggatactcttaaaatcatgttctgaacatattgagtggctcggatcatcaaaatttgatcggaaactatgagattaagatttgtggtatttttttagatgtttttttaggCGTCTTTaaaaccgccccgtatatatatacactgaATGGTGTAATCACTTCTTTTGCCCTGCATGGGCAAATGGCTTGTATGATTTTATTCATGTGTATTCCAAATTATTCCTTCCGTTCTAAAATGAGTGGCTTGTTTGGAATTCCGTAccattttaaaatgcttatatctttcgatttataaagttttatttgattttgaaatttttgtttaatagaactaattaaaatctatcgaataagatccatattgcatattttttaacactcatattgaaatatataagcaattaaaaatgacacgctTTCCCAAAAAGGTCACTAATTTTgtaacggagggagtaattaattaCTCCATCCATCCTAATTTGTTGTGCCTATTTTGACTTTCACGCAATTTAAGGAAAAATCataattaggctccgttccagaaatcttcttataaaataagcagcttatttcacattttcaaactcaagaataaagtaaatgaaaaatatttttttaattttttttgcaccgtataaaagatcttgatggggtctatcaaacaaaattcatattgataggaaaattatttgtataaacacattatttttaaacttgaaattgccttcttaaaaaataagtacttattttgagttgcggaacggagccttacaTTGATTTTGTGctaattttactattttacctcTTTGAAACTTATAActttttgtcaactttcttgtcatgtcattaatttgctcaattttcctttcaaattaagttcaaaatttgaatttagaAGGGAGTTAATGAGGGGTAAATTGGTAATATGAATATCCCAAATTGgtaaattttgaaacaaatgtaTCATTTTGaaacattccaaaaaaataagaccaCAACAAAGTAGGTGAGAAGGAGTACCTTGTAAACAACTCCAAATCCACCCTGTCCAAGCTTATTAACATCAGAAAAGTTGTCCGTTGCGGCGCTAACTGTATCAAAGTCGTACTGCAAGGATTCCACACTGCTCATTCCGTCCCCACTCTCAGATTCAGCATCTGAAGTATATAGAACCAGAATAAAGTTACATACAAGCAAAACAAATTTGTTATTGTCAATCCATTAAGTTGACGATAAACACATTAgaagataaaaaatatatattttttagtactttttatATCCTTTAATATGTATTCACACACTCATCATTGTCAACTCATTaagctgattttaaaatttttcaaaagcaaaaatacaaaaacgACTTCTGCAGGTGTCAGACCAACAAAAAGATGGGTGACTTTGTAGTATTGCCTACGTGTTTAATTGTGGCCCAAGTGTTACATATGGGAAGCTCATTATTGTATTTTATGCTCCatcttttgctttttctttttgaaaagtggtATACATCAGCGGAAGTTACGGAGAAATTAGTCCACAACAGATTCAAAGACTGTCTATAATTTTGAACTAGAAACGCTTCCGACGAGACTCAAATCCTGGCTTGGCCTCTCTCAAGAGAAGAACCTAATAATACCATTGGGTTATAAGACAATGGTATTTTTATGCTTTTTCATATGGATGAGATTGATCATACTCTATGGTCCTCGATTTACATGTAAATACAATAATCTCGTCCGTTTAacagttttaaaattttaattttaattattatcttattttttttattcattactctcattttttttccctctaatcattacctttattttaatcattactttatttttctctacactcattacctacaaatttaAATTCAATCATTACTTATATTTCCAAAGTCTGGAGGTGTTTGAAATGTCTAAATAGTGGGGGTGACACTAATAAGAAATTGTTAGTTTTCCCACCCCGTTTCAGAATTTCttgagagaaatcgaaaaattaataaagttGTAGACAAAAACTATCTTAAAACTTACGTTCAACATACGTCCTTGGCTTCCCCAGGTTGTCCCCCTGGTTCTTCTTTCTTAATATGATGAAAAAGGAGACAATGGCAAGTATCACAAATGTAGTTACCGAAGCAACAACAATGATGATTGTTCGCattctattattattattattgccTCCTCCTGCAGTATTTTCATTGCCTTGATCTCCTGCAAAAATCATTAATTTATTCTCAACAtatcaatttttaaaaacaaaatagatTCTTCAAGTTGTAATCCAGCTTCTACCATATACCATATGCCCGAATCCGATCACCAAGCTAGAGCTGGAATGGGCTCGGATATGACCGGACTGCACCTCGTGCTGTATCCATGGTCGAATTGGAGACAAGCCGTCtatggaaaaacaaaatttaggCTTACATACCTGGAATCACCCCAAGGAAAGATGCGTTCTCGTACCGGAAATTACAACTGGGTTTAAGGACTCTCCCTCCCACTGGCCCGAAACCGCAACACTTAGGGATATCCTCGATAGCCTGCTGGAGACAATCCTCGCATTGCTGTTTGGACAAGTCAGGCGTGCACTGGGTAAATGCGTATATAGGAATGTTGTCCGGGCCGGGAGCGTATCCCGAGTCAAACTTTCGACGGGTCCCCCCTTTCGCTGCTCGGACTCGTAGATCGTTCATTAATAGGTTTCTCAGCGCGTCCTTGAATGCTTCTACGCTTGTCGCATTTTTTTGAACGCTCCACCTAAAAACTCTCGGATCGACCGCCATAACGCCTTCCATTGCCTTGCGCGAGTACCGCACCATACAGTAGTCGTACCATACGATTCCCTCCATGTCGTCGGGATCGTACTCTGGCCATCCCGTTGGCGCCTTGCCGTCGGGACAAGACCCGAGCAAAGCAGTCGCACTGCTGATACACTCACGACACGTATCGGGCTCAACGTCGGCTCTGCATAGCGCCATCGCATAAACCGTGTCGGTATTTACGCCTTCCGAGGAACTGGAGTAACCGTATCCATTTGTCCGAGTGGAGAGGGAGTTTAGGAGGGTGTCGCGGTTCGTCTGGTATGTATTACTCCTTGTGTAATTACAAAAGTAGTCTATCATTTCATTGGAGGATATGAAGGAAACCAAGTTTATGAGAATTActtgagaaaggaagaagagaaatCTGAAAACACCCATTTTCTTTGTAGAGGAGATGAAGGTACTACTAATAATACTTGAGTAAGGTTCTTTGGATTAAAACTTGTATAAAAGGAACTCTGGATCATAAGGTGCTGCAAATGATGTCCACATAAATGTTGGAAAATGGGCAAAGAGTATTCGCTGGGTTTTGACCCAAAAATTGAAGTGGGATCCAAATCGCATGTTGCACGATCCAACATCTCAGAGGTGCACAGCAAGGTACTGTACACTTCACTGCACAGtaccaacccgaagtccgtCTATTTATATATGGTGTAGTTGGATTTTCGAAGGTACAGAAAATATAATTGCTTCTCTCCAGATCTGGCTTCAATATAGACCGAAGGGAGAGTGTAGGTTATTTCTTGGAGTGACCTACGATCCATTAATCTACCTTTCCAAATATAACTCTTAAGGGTTTGTTTCGATCATTGATTCAAATGTTCTTCCGGTGGATTCTAGAAATATTTTGGAGGACTTGAGGATTAATCAAGGCGTACGGCAATTAATTATTTGGTGTGGTGTATGTGGATTCAACAACTCGATATTCGGTCAGTCGATGAGGATTCACAGTTGTTTTAGTTAAGATCATtttgtaactgcacaatgattattTTTAGTGGTTTGATTTCTACCCGTGGTTTTTACAATTTGTAAAAGATTTTTCACGTATATCTTTGTGTTCatcgtttatttttttaatttttattattttgcttGTTGAGTATTTAAATAGCGAAAAAAGAGTTTTCAGTTCTAATGACGAAGGGGTGGTGATGCAAAATTGAGACTTGGTCATCAATCTAACAACTGTAAAGTGAGTAGATTCTCTTCGGAGACCCGTAATAAGTGGGTTGGAATACGAAGAGAATCTCTCCTATTGACGCGGCTTCTTTGGTTAACCATTGTGTGTACCTGAATCATGCGCAATCAAATCAAATGTCACTCCACCTTCTACGCTGTGACCTTCAGGAAAACGTAAAAGTCACTGCCATCAAGCTCCCACACTTTGAGGCTatgttctcttgaacttaatttaaatttaaagattttatttttatttaattttttttaatttattaattttatgtcaaatttttatagattattgatcTATTTCGATgaaagaaattagaaaagtaaaaaaaaaattatttttacccatgtattttgagaaatgatcacttttagcaaaaaaaaatttattttttgaatttctctctctgagacgaatcaataacttaaaattttatcgcaaaattaaaaaatacaaaaaaaatccaaataaagacaaatctcaaatttaaattaagttaaAAAGAACGTGACCTGAGTCGTGGACTGCAGAAAGTACCTTTTATGACCATGATCATTACACATTATGAAAGACCATAGTTGGTCTTTAGGCATTATGAAAGTACCTATTggtttctgttcaaaaaaaagtacCTATTGGTTCGTCTTGGGAGGCGCCCGTGGTCATTGCACGTTATGAAAGACCAGACCCGGGGCTCTGCTGCGCCCATGAGGTAGCCCTACCcagtacaaaaaacaaaaacgacaACGTtttggagtaaaaaaaaatcattatctTCCATTTACAATTTTATGGAGCAGAAacatgattatgagagctttagagataaaatttgattatgtctctttagaataatatgatcagaataataagaccttcacacccgttcaaacgggttaaaaattggagcatttaattttttaactatattttttaatatataaaaggtctcgaaaaattaaatgctcaaattttcactccgtttgaaagaatcttgttattcttatcatattattctaaaaggtcgtaatttatttttatctctagggttCTCATATTAAAtatatgttttttatttaaGACTTTGTGgagcagaaatgtgattattAGAGCcctataacaaaaaataattatgaccctttagaataatatgataagaataacaagatctttgcactgattcaaacagagtgaaaatttgagcacttaattttttgagaccgtttatatattaaaaaatatggttaaaaaattaagtgctctaatttttaaccCGATTGAACGGGtgagaagatcttattattctaatcatagtattctaaaaagacataatcaaattttgtctctaagacTCTTATGATTACGTTTTTGCTCCACAGAATTGCAAATGGaagataagaatttttttttactccaaaacgttgccgtttttTGTACTGGGTAGGGGCTGCTTCCTCATGGGCACAGCAAAGCCCCCAGGTCCATGAAAGACCACAGTTGGTCTTTTGTACGCCCTCTGTTCTATTTTTATGTAGAATATTTGGAGGTCTAATTTTATGATCAATTGGATCGATCGAAACTTCGGAAGCTCAAACGTTATTTAATTGCAAATTATCCGATTTGGCAAATTTTGGACGAGCTTTGATCGGGCCCAAACTTGGCAAATTGACTTATTTCGCGCTGCGGTCAAGACTTACAACCCTAAGACATGAGCCCTGGTTTTTTCGGCCTATTTCCTTCGTTTAGGCTTTCAATTTGCATTTTTTGCCATTTTAGAAAAGTTTTaattcgttaataactcttagtcCGTAATTCCTTATTAGCTg
Proteins encoded in this region:
- the LOC131300328 gene encoding cysteine-rich receptor-like protein kinase 44 isoform X3; the encoded protein is MGVFRFLFFLSQVILINLVSFISSNEMIDYFCNYTRSNTYQTNRDTLLNSLSTRTNGYGYSSSSEGVNTDTVYAMALCRADVEPDTCRECISSATALLGSCPDGKAPTGWPEYDPDDMEGIVWYDYCMVRYSRKAMEGVMAVDPRVFRWSVQKNATSVEAFKDALRNLLMNDLRVRAAKGGTRRKFDSGYAPGPDNIPIYAFTQCTPDLSKQQCEDCLQQAIEDIPKCCGFGPVGGRVLKPSCNFRYENASFLGVIPDAESESGDGMSSVESLQYDFDTVSAATDNFSDVNKLGQGGFGVVYKGKLLNGQKVAVKRLAQGSHQGDTEFRNEVLLVAKLQHRNLVRLIGFCLEGTERLLIYEFVPNSSLDKFLFDPNRRDQMDWAKRSKIIGGVARGLVYLHEDSRLRIIHRDLKASNVLLDGEMNPKVADFGMARLFGVDQTQAIVSRIAGTHGYIAPEYMMHRQLSVKSDVFSFGVLVLEILSGHQNNCFRAEQNMEDDPTNLISYAWRSWREGTTSNLIDPTLRANSSPASEMMRYIHIGLLCVQENVARRPTMGSVVVMLSSSSITLSVPSKPGFFFPGINSEVPRVNGDSSRVNESTQSVNEASITELYPR
- the LOC131300328 gene encoding putative cysteine-rich receptor-like protein kinase 20 isoform X2, which codes for MGVFRFLFFLSQVILINLVSFISSNEMIDYFCNYTRSNTYQTNRDTLLNSLSTRTNGYGYSSSSEGVNTDTVYAMALCRADVEPDTCRECISSATALLGSCPDGKAPTGWPEYDPDDMEGIVWYDYCMVRYSRKAMEGVMAVDPRVFRWSVQKNATSVEAFKDALRNLLMNDLRVRAAKGGTRRKFDSGYAPGPDNIPIYAFTQCTPDLSKQQCEDCLQQAIEDIPKCCGFGPVGGRVLKPSCNFRYENASFLGVIPDQGNENTAGGGNNNNNRMRTIIIVVASVTTFVILAIVSFFIILRKKNQGDNLGKPRTYVEHAESESGDGMSSVESLQYDFDTVSAATDNFSDVNKLGQGGFGVVYKGKLLNGQKVAVKRLAQGSHQGDTEFRNEVLLVAKLQHRNLVRLIGFCLEGTERLLIYEFVPNSSLDKFLFDPNRRDQMDWAKRSKIIGGVARGLVYLHEDSRLRIIHRDLKASNVLLDGEMNPKVADFGMARLFGVDQTQAIVSRIAGTHGYIAPEYMMHRQLSVKSDVFSFGVLVLEILSGHQNNCFRAEQNMEDDPTNLISYAWRSWREGTTSNLIDPTLRANSSPASEMMRYIHIGLLCVQENVARRPTMGSVVVMLSSSSITLSVPSKPGFFFPGINSEVPRVNGDSSRVNESTQSVNEASITELYPR
- the LOC131300328 gene encoding putative cysteine-rich receptor-like protein kinase 20 isoform X1, which produces MGVFRFLFFLSQVILINLVSFISSNEMIDYFCNYTRSNTYQTNRDTLLNSLSTRTNGYGYSSSSEGVNTDTVYAMALCRADVEPDTCRECISSATALLGSCPDGKAPTGWPEYDPDDMEGIVWYDYCMVRYSRKAMEGVMAVDPRVFRWSVQKNATSVEAFKDALRNLLMNDLRVRAAKGGTRRKFDSGYAPGPDNIPIYAFTQCTPDLSKQQCEDCLQQAIEDIPKCCGFGPVGGRVLKPSCNFRYENASFLGVIPGDQGNENTAGGGNNNNNRMRTIIIVVASVTTFVILAIVSFFIILRKKNQGDNLGKPRTYVEHAESESGDGMSSVESLQYDFDTVSAATDNFSDVNKLGQGGFGVVYKGKLLNGQKVAVKRLAQGSHQGDTEFRNEVLLVAKLQHRNLVRLIGFCLEGTERLLIYEFVPNSSLDKFLFDPNRRDQMDWAKRSKIIGGVARGLVYLHEDSRLRIIHRDLKASNVLLDGEMNPKVADFGMARLFGVDQTQAIVSRIAGTHGYIAPEYMMHRQLSVKSDVFSFGVLVLEILSGHQNNCFRAEQNMEDDPTNLISYAWRSWREGTTSNLIDPTLRANSSPASEMMRYIHIGLLCVQENVARRPTMGSVVVMLSSSSITLSVPSKPGFFFPGINSEVPRVNGDSSRVNESTQSVNEASITELYPR